The following proteins come from a genomic window of Diadema setosum chromosome 20, eeDiaSeto1, whole genome shotgun sequence:
- the LOC140243961 gene encoding uncharacterized protein, whose amino-acid sequence MGKPAFLVVVCLAIACNIGSSTGRLQWRMKPSEIIALQGNLVMLNCFVDGRNTTSPGEHKFWWYRPDRNIIVSKNLLITAHDPGSDRYSLLLDKYRGVYSLVIRNVSQNDGGLYQCLLKQSRNGPQEYSETASLTVLTPPSQGYTPCTVYKASNIILSPSGNRALQCPDVANTFWSDRTQSAPPNETVYHSWMEDKHVLHAFFLQNKTSLLSESNGADTAYCAVNSSMLQTSPNRCRLIPRATSTTATIFPPLIDIPSGATLNFTCSHHDSAKAIDYSWDLPTDLNVGGIKFMKNGEIVVLENMQGDWGHMLNIVCRVTTEWGLKANATATVAFLHKKISTTTEETTTTIMQTTTEVYGPVLPDETQKPRGVSAVSPPNPALKNISILIGPALGVIILFLLAVIFALCVTKHQTSSKQKIKLSPQIAPSMEHHKAVTLRSSNKPSTNRNSRASRRFSDSFTYRFSRDCEYENIEAYMAKKGQFLGGTSSFQDDSNPPLEANVRVKIEMPSTLSTSMPALNASRITPHSDMDNPSQIFNGQIYKPLANGNPYATQEQLSYPSYVHHEIKETEHYQQPVTHHAVIDKAKKAMKPPHPPPRKPSY is encoded by the coding sequence ATGGGAAAACCTGCTTTTTTAGTGGTGGTGTGTCTGGCCATTGCCTGCAACATTGGATCTTCAACGGGAAGGTTGCAGTGGCGAATGAAACCCTCAGAGATTATAGCACTACAGGGAAACCTTGTGATGCTGAACTGCTTTGTGGATGGGCGAAACACCACTAGCCCTGGCGAGCACAAGTTCTGGTGGTACAGACCAGACAGGAATATCATTGTCAGCAAAAACCTTCTGATCACTGCACACGACCCGGGGAGCGATCGCTACAGTCTGCTGCTGGACAAGTACCGGGGTGTGTACTCACTGGTTATCCGCAATGTTTCGCAGAATGACGGAGGCCTCTACCAATGTCTCCTGAAGCAGTCCAGGAATGGCCCACAGGAATATTCAGAGACTGCTAGTTTGACGGTGCTCACACCTCCATCACAGGGGTATACCCCTTGCACAGTCTACAAGGCATCAAACATCATCCTGTCTCCAAGTGGGAATAGGGCCCTTCAATGTCCTGATGTAGCCAACACTTTCTGGAGTGACAGAACTCAGAGTGCTCCACCCAATGAGACAGTGTACCACAGCTGGATGGAAGACAAACATGTCCTTCATGCATTTTTCCTGCAGAACAAGACATCTCTTCTTTCAGAATCCAATGGTGCTGACACGGCCTACTGCGCTGTCAACAGTTCAATGCTGCAGACCTCTCCCAATAGGTGTCGGCTGATTCCTCGAGCCACCTCAACCACTGCTACCATATTTCCCCCTCTCATTGATATCCCGAGTGGTGCCACCTTGAATTTCACTTGCAGCCATCATGATTCTGCAAAAGCCATTGACTACAGCTGGGACCTGCCCACTGACCTTAATGTTGGGGGAATCAAGTTCATGAAGAATGGTGAGATTGTTGTCTTGGAGAATATGCAAGGGGACTGGGGACACATGCTCAACATAGTGTGCCGTGTTACAACAGAGTGGGGTCTGAAGGCCAATGCAACAGCCACAGTTGCCTTCCTCCACAAGAAAATAAGCACAACTACAGAagaaaccaccaccaccataatGCAGACTACCACAGAGGTTTATGGACCTGTTCTCCCAGATGAGACTCAGAAGCCAAGAGGAGTATCTGCAGTGTCGCCACCAAATCCAGCCCTGAAGAACATCAGCATCTTGATCGGACCAGCTTTAGGTGTGATTATCCTCTTTCTCCTAGCAGTCATCTTTGCGTTGTGTGTGACCAAGCATCAGACGTCATCAAAGCAAAAGATCAAGCTGAGCCCTCAGATAGCGCCTTCGATGGAGCACCACAAAGCGGTGACATTGAGGTCTTCCAACAAGCCCTCGACCAACAGGAACAGCCGTGCATCTCGCCGTTTCTCGGACTCTTTCACCTACCGCTTCAGCCGAGACTGCGAATACGAGAACATTGAGGCGTACATGGCCAAGAAGGGCCAGTTTCTGGGAGGAACCAGCTCCTTCCAGGATGACAGCAACCCTCCTCTGGAGGCTAACGTTCGCGTCAAAATCGAAATGCCTTCCACACTCAGCACCAGCATGCCTGCCCTGAATGCCAGCAGAATTACGCCCCACAGTGACATGGACAATCCGAGTCAAATCTTCAATGGCCAAATCTACAAACCGCTGGCCAACGGCAATCCTTACGCAACCCAGGAGCAGCTTAGCTACCCGTCTTACGTGCATCACGAAATCAAAGAGACAGAACATTATCAACAGCCTGTGACCCACCATGCTGTCATCGACAAGGCCAAAAAGGCGATGAaacctcctcatcctcctccaaGGAAGCCGTCATATTAG